The Candidatus Bathyarchaeia archaeon nucleotide sequence GGCGTACAGTCCGAACAAAGACAACATCAAAACTGTTATCAAATTCCAGAACTAGCCCGATGGGTCGTCAACAATCCTGAAATACGCCAACAAGCGGGTTTCAGATGATCTTTCATTGGCTCCTGATGATTGTTCCAGGCACACGCTCGTCTCCCATGTCGCCGTCCTTCATCACAACTCCGCTCTCCTTGTGAAGTACCGAGAAATGCCTGATGGCCAAAAGGGCTGGTTCCTCCCAAACGACGACTTGAAACACGTTGAGCATCCTGAAGAAGGAGCTAAGAGAATATTGAGAGAACAGGTGGGAATTGAACCTTCGACCCTGAAGCTCGCTCAGATAGAATCTTTTGTAGGCAACAACAAGACCTGGCACTTGATCTTTGACTTTCTAGCCTTTCCATTATCCATGAAAATCACCAAGGCTCCGAGCCTACTGGACGCTCAATGGTTCGAAATCGACAAACTCCCACCCGCCTCCGAGTTCGCTCATCACGGATGGGGCCACTCAGCCCTACTCAAACTCGCGAAACCCTAGCTCTAGGCCTGGAAAAGCCGGTCGAAGTTGGGAATTCGCGAGGACGTCTCCTATGGCGCTGGCATTGTAGGTGCGGCTGCGTTTGGAGGCCTCGTCTGGTTTCTCAATTCTCCTCTATTAGGAGTCATTGCAAGGGTCCTCCTCGGCACCGGGTTGGCCCTGCTAACTCAGTCCAGAACGCAGAAACGGATTTGGAGACGGGAACTTGGACTCAAGAACATTGAAACGATCTACGGACTCTCTACCGAGAGATAACCGCGAACCTGGCGAAGGGCTCGCCCACAGCGAAGACATCGTTTCAAATGCTCAACACCACGGAATGGCAGAGGAAGGCAGTTTCTTGCCATGCCATCTTCCTCTGATCACCTCAACCGAGTAAGGAACGTCAGAGTTTGCATAACCGGCGTATCGTCCGCTTTCCCTGAGAAAGTAAACGCCAGTAGCTAGGAGCAAGAGGAGACCCAGCGCGATCGAAGGGCTGAAGTTCCGTATGGTGGCGACATTGGAACCAACGCCCGCAAACAGGATCGCTGACATTGCCGTCATGAGGGCGGCTCGGGCAATGACTTTCGAACTTGATTCGCCTAGGACTTTGAGGATGAACTTGTGGAATCTTCGGGCTATTACGTACGCCAGCAAAACAGCGACTACGGCCACAGGGACATTAGTGACATAGGCCCCACGACCCACATAAGCTGGAAGAACCTCGTTCATCCAGGCGACCGTAATGCTGTAACCGTAGGCTCCTAATCCTACGAGGAAGAAAATCCATCCACGATACCGGTCGACCGTCGACGATCTCACGAGGGCTCCTCTGACGTAGCCGTAATAGAATGGAAGCACCATCCCCAAGACGATTAGAGGAATTGCCGTAACTAAGCTCGCAGATGGGTTGATCGATGCGCGTATCACAGCGAACATAACACCCACAGTGGAGGAAAGGAAGAGCAGGGCAGAGTCGAGTTTCCCCACTCGAAGCCTTCCATCAAAATAACGCTTGGAGAGTCGTGTCAACCTATTAATTTGGTTCTAGTCCGCCCGTACTAAGTCTTACAATTAGGTTGTAGAAGAAAGTGACGAAACGGTCGAGTGTGACGCATTTTGTCGAAGGAAGGATCCAGTAAGAATTAGAAACATGTCCCCGCTAGAGCCATGAGCAATGAATGTCAGTCCCCATCTTCGTACGCTCTGGGGTCAATACTTAAATCGAATGTGGAACAAGAAGCGTAGGCCGAACCGTAACTGTTCAGAGTCGGCTGGCGGCCAAACGCTTGGGTCTTCGAAGAGAATGGGTTAGGCCCGTGAGGAGATCTGGCCGAGTTTTGTTCCGCAGCTCTTACAGAATAGCGCGTCGGCAGGATTCGCTGTCTTGCAGTTTTCGCAGATCTTTGGCCCTTGCACGGGTCCAGTTCGTGGAGTGTCGTCCGGCCATGGCAGAACAGCATTCTCTAGTGAGCTTCCTTCTATTGTCCGATGAGCGAGCATGGAGCCATAGCCTCCTAGAAATCCCCAGATCGGAATGGTGAGGATGAGAAAGAGAACCTGTTCTCCTCCTACCGAGTTGCCAAGTCGAAGCCCGTTCAGTATCCCGTACACAAGTCCTATGACGACTCCGACGATAGCACCGTTTTGCCTTGACTGGCCAGCGGATGTGAATCCGGCAATTGCGCCTGCAAGAGCAGGAACTGCAAAGAAGATGACTAGATCAATGGGTTGAAAATTTGATAATGGGTTTTCAGATGCAAAGACAACCAGTAGTGTTCCAGATAGTATTCCAACTAGGATTGAGAGATCTCGGTGTTGGAATCTTGCTGCTGTTACGGAGATCGATTGCTCCATTAAGGTTGGATTCAAAGATCGTTGAGTTCTTATTCCTTGCTTTTGTGGAAAACCAAAATGCGAAAAGACACAAATTTACAGAAAAAAGTATACTGCAACATTCAATATTTCCATCTCTCGCGCTTTTTTCGACTGAAGTTCGGCTTCAAGAACCGAGGGTCGAGCTCGTCTGACTTCGATCGAATATTCGGGTCTTTTCCATCTTTACGCTTGCACAGGATTCTCAGAGTCCACTTTAGAATGGATACGGCACGCCTATGGTGCCCAGTCCTCGTGAGTTTCTGAATCCTTCATAGGTCTCCATTGGTTACAGGGCCCCTTTGTTGGCAAAATCGAGAAAGCTAGCTTAGCGTATTGGTGGCTTGATCGTTGGTTGATTTTCTAGGAAGCTTACGAGTTACGAAGGCGCGCGTCTTCCACTCGAACATTCAGTATGCGATGCTCTTTCAACCGGGAAATTTGACTTTTGTGAAAATTGGAGGACAATTTGCTGACCCACGCCAGATCCATAAATTAGATGCCTTACTGGAAAAAGGGCTGAGCGTTGATGACCTTTTGCGGCTTGACAAGGACAACTTCCAGTTAGCCGGGGCAGACATCTCCGAAGTTGAAGTTCACAAAACTTCGAAGAACTTCGCCTCGCCACGAACGGGCTACGTGGAAACCCCTGCGATCAAGATCAGAGGCAACCGCAACGAGTACGTAGAAATGGTGCCTGACAAGGATCTCCCGGATCAAAACCTCCAGAAGTGCGTTGAGCTTCTAAACCGGGCCCTGCCGGGCAAGGTCAGATTGAAACAGTAGGAAGACTCGCTATCCACTGAGACGGACCAGCGAGTCGATTTGATTTAGACGTTCAGATTTACATGCCTATTAGACTGCATACCCAAAAGAAATCATCCTACAGCTTCAACGTGAAACCATGGAAACTACCTCAACCTGTGCCATGTTTCCAGGCATTTCGTCTAAGATGAATTCGTTGAAAAATCCTATTCAAATTTACCGTTGTCCAAGAGCTCTGCAACCTTAGCTAGGAGGGGTCAGCCCATCGCGAAAGCTGCGTTCGTAGCCGCTATGATGCCTCTTCTAGTCGATTTGTTTGCGCGGTAATTGGTCTTCTCCTTCAGCTTCTTCATCAGGTTTGAATGACTCGTCGTCTCCCCACGGGCTAAGTCGAGAGTCAAGCCACGAGTCGTTTGGGGCGACAATCTTCCCAACAACATATAGTGCCCCACCAATTGCCGCCAAACCAACCGTGATCAAGATACTCAAAACGAGGTCCGAGGGGCCTATTCCTAGGGGTACAATAAAGAAGAAGAGGAGTACAAAAGGAGCGACGAGAAGAAGTCCGACAACCTTTAGACCCCTTCCCAAAAGCAAAGAGAAGCGCCCCATCTTACCCGCCTTCCCAACTTTCTTACTTGACGTAGTGTGATCATAACGCCGAAAGAAAACATTGACGGAACCGTCCAAGCCTCAGCGTAGGAAAAACCTCGGCAGCATGATCTCTAAGGTAGTTTCAATGAAAAATCCCTTTCAAATTGCCATATTGATAATCCAAGTCTGATAACTTGCTGGGAAAACCGAAACGCTGTAGTGATGAATGGTCAAAGCCACTAACAGAGTTTTCTTGATTCAACAAATTATTCCTCGGAACAACTCGCGGGTCCTGTGTAGTATTGTCTACTATCTAGACTACTGCTGCGTACGACGTCGAGAAAAAAGGGTGGAGGTTGGAGGGGTTATGGACGTGTTAGACCCGTGTAGTCGCCGATGACATAGGCGCTGTAAGGCGCGTTCATGACACTGGCGTTGGTCGGATTGAAGCCTGGAGTGTTGATTGTGCCATAACTGGCTACGATGACAGGATTGATGGTGCTCATGATCTCGATTACTCGATCGTTGAATTGATCACTGATCAACGTATGCCCATTGGCCAACCTTACCGCTCGGGTGGGTAGAGGCAGGGGATTGCTGCCCGCGGTCGTGTTGGTGATGTATTGCCATACCGGATTGTCATGGGAGTCAACCTCGACGATACGCGCGTTGTTGGAATCTGTGATGAGCGTGTGTCCGTTCGAGAGCCGGCTGGCGAAGGCTACACCGCTCGCGGTGCCCTGGACGGTGAATGTTGCGACGATCTTGCTGGGATTCGTATGAGTAACTTCAATCGCGCGGTTGTTGTTCTCGTCGGAGATGAGAATGTTACCGTTCTTGAGGAGTTCTGCGGCGTTGGGATTGTTCAGCTGGTTCTCTCCGTTACCGATGACGCCGTTTTGTCCGTATTGCCAGACGATGGCGTTGTCTGAGCGTCGAACTTCGATTATTCGCTCGTTGCCTTGGTCTGTGATGAGGACGTGCCCGTTTGGTAGGAAGGTGTTCTGGACGGGAGTGTTGAGCTGGTTGGGCCCGGACCCGGTTACGCCGAACGTGCCGTACTGCCATACGATTTTTCCGGCCTCGTTGACGAGAATCACGCGGTTATCGAAGCATCCATTCAGGCAGTTGGTTGTCGCGCCGGCGGGTATGCCGGTGCCTGACATGAGAGTGAGGTCGCCGACTCGCTCAGCATCGTTGGTGCCGAGGATCGAGCTCGCGGTGAGGTCGTTGGGGCCTAGTCCGAACTGCCAGACGATCTGGCG carries:
- a CDS encoding NUDIX domain-containing protein — encoded protein: MAPDDCSRHTLVSHVAVLHHNSALLVKYREMPDGQKGWFLPNDDLKHVEHPEEGAKRILREQVGIEPSTLKLAQIESFVGNNKTWHLIFDFLAFPLSMKITKAPSLLDAQWFEIDKLPPASEFAHHGWGHSALLKLAKP
- a CDS encoding zinc ribbon domain-containing protein, translated to MEQSISVTAARFQHRDLSILVGILSGTLLVVFASENPLSNFQPIDLVIFFAVPALAGAIAGFTSAGQSRQNGAIVGVVIGLVYGILNGLRLGNSVGGEQVLFLILTIPIWGFLGGYGSMLAHRTIEGSSLENAVLPWPDDTPRTGPVQGPKICENCKTANPADALFCKSCGTKLGQISSRA